CGGCGGTCCGGCTGATCGCCTCGGGGGTCGCGGTGCTCACCCTGACCGTCGGCGGCGAGATGCACGGCGTCACGGTCAGCTCGTTGACCGCGGTCAGCCGGGACCCGCTGCTGGTGGGTATCTGTCTCAACCACCGCTCGGCCTTCCTCGGGCTGGTCAAGTCCCGCCGCCTCTTCGCGGTGAGCGTGTTGGACGCGACCCAGGCCGACGCCGCCCGGTGGTTCGCCGACCCCCGCCGGCCCCGGGGCCGTGCCCAGTTCGACCAGATCGACTGGGAGGGTGACCGGACCAGCGGTGCCCCGCTGATCGGCGGGGCGATGGCCTGGATGAGCTGCCGGCTGGTCACCGGCGTCGACGCCGGTGACCACGAACTCCTCCTCGCCGAGGTGCTCCAGGGCAGCGCCCGGGAGGGCCGTCCGCTGCTCAGCTTCCAGGGCGGACTGCACCGGGTGTTGACCACCAGCCCCACCCCACGGGGACCCGCACCGGCGGGCCGCTCCGCCCCGCCCGACTGATCGACCGCCAGTACCCCCCCCCGACAGGTCGCGCAACCCGACAGCCAGAAGGAGAACGTCGATGACCGGCACCGTTCCGCGCGAGGCGGACTGGGACCAGGCGCCTACCCTGCTCGACGGCGCGATGAACCTCAACCTGACCGCGCAGCAGTGCCACCTCGGTTACTGGTTCGCCGCGGTGGCGCAGGGCACCCTGCGTGGCCGGGCCGAGACCGGCCACGCGCCGCAGGCCGTCACGCCGGAGCACATGCGCCGACCCGGGCCGCTGCGCGACGCCCTGATGATGGAGCTGGGTTACCGCTCCGTCGCCGAGGAGAAGGCGACCCGCATCCTGGCGCACTACGTCGCCCAGGCCCCCGACATCCCCGAGCTGGAGTTCTACACCACCCAACTCGTCGACGAGGCCCGGCACTCGATGGTCTTCCGCAACCACCTGGTGGAGCTGGGGGTGCCGCAGGACGAACTGACCAAGACCATCGCCGAGATGTCGCACGACTACACCCGGGAGATCCTCGAACCGGTGGAGGAGTTCGCCGTCCGGACCGTCCGGGACGAGGGCGACTTCATCGGCGGGGTCGCCATCTTCACCATCGTCATCGAGGGCGTCCTGGCTCCCGCCGCCGAGCTCAGCGAACGCAAGTGGCAGGTCCTCGACCCGGCGGCGAGCGAGATCGCCCGGGGAGCGTCGATCGACGAGATCCGTCACCTCAGCGTGGGCAGCTCGATCCTCAAGGACCACCTGGCCCGGCACCCGGAGTACCGGCCCCGGCTGCTGGAGATCCTGCGTCTCGGCCGACAGTTGTGGGAGCAGCTTCCCGAGGAGGCGTACATCATGCGGCGGGAGGAGCTGTTCCAGGAGGGCCTGGCCCAGCACGCGGACCTGGTCGGCGACTACGAGGTCTGGCCGGGACGCCGGCTGCTGGACACCACCGGAGCCGAGCGGTACGCCACCGCCGAGAAGTGGACCGACGAGATGGCGGTGGTCCGCCTGCGCTACATGGGGGTGCCCGAGGCGCTCCCCGTCCTGGGGCTGGCCGGATGACCGGCCGGCCGCGAACCGACCGGGCCGCGGTGATCACCGGGCTGGGCGGTTGGTTGCCGCCCCGGGTGGTCACCAACGACGACCTGGCCGCCCACCTGGACACCTCCGACGAGTGGATCCGCAGCCGGACCGGGATCGCCCGCCGGCACGTGGTCGACCCGGGCACCGGCACCGCGACGCTTGCCGTCGAGGCGGGCGCGGCGGCGCTGAAGTCCGCCGGGGGTGGCGACGTCGACTCGGTCATCGTGGCGACCACCACCCCGGACCGGCCGTGCCCGGCCACGGCACCGCAGGTCGCGGCGCGACTGGGCCTGGGTGCGGTGGCGGCGCACGACGTGTCGGCGGTCTGCACCGGTTTCGTCTACGGGCTGGCCACGGCGGTCGGTCAGATCGCCGCCGGGATCGCCGACCGGGTACTGGTCATCGGGGCGGAGGCGTTCTCCACGATCGTCAACCCGCGGGACCGGCACACCGCAGTGATCTTCGCCGACGGGGCGGGCGCCGTGGTGGTCCGCGCCGGCGCGCCGGACGAGCCCGGTGCCGTCGGTCCGTGTGTGCTCGGCAGCGACGGCGACCTCGCCGACCTGATCACCGTCCCGGCCGGTGGGTCGGCGCAGCGCTCCACCGGGCGACCGGCACCGCCGGAGGACCACTACTTCCAGATGCGCGGCCGGGACGTCTACCGGCACGCGGTGGAACGGACCACGGCCGCGGCCCAGACCGCCCTGGATCGGGCCGGCTGGCGGGCGGCCGACGTCGACCGGCTCATGCCGCACCAGGCCAACGCCCGGATCTGCGCCGCGGTGGCCGAGCGGCTGGGGATCGGCCCGGACCGGCAGGCGTCCAACATCGAGCGGGTCGGCAACACGGCGGCGGCGTCCATCCCGCTGCTGATGGTCGATGCCGCCGCGGAGGGCTCCCTCGCCCCCGGCGACCGGGTCCTGCTCGCGGCCTTCGGCGGCGGAGCGACCTGGGGCGCCACCACCCTCACCTGGCCCGTGCTGCCCGCCGTCTGAGGCGACGGCCGGGTCCGCGCACACCAGTCAGCATCCCTCGCCGGGTGACCGGCGCGGCAACCGGAGGTGTCAACCATGTACGAGCAGCTGAAGGCGATCATGGTCAGCAAGTTCCAGCTCGATCCGGCCGAGGTCGTCCCGGGGGTGACCCTCAAGGATCTCGAACTGGACTCCCTGGACATGGTGGAACTCAGCCTCGTGGTGGAGAAGGAGCTGGGCGTCTCCGTCTCCGACGACGAGCTGATCGAGGCGGCCGACGTCGCCGCCGTCGTCGCACTCATCGAGGCGCGACGGGTGCGGGTCTGATGCGGTCGGCGGAGATCGTGGTCACCGGCCTCGGTCTGGTGACCCCGGCCGGGATCGGGGTCGACGCCACCTGGGACCGGGTCTGCGCCGGGACGCCGACCGCCGCCCCCGACGCGGCACTGGCCGGGGGCCCGGTGGACTTCTCCTGCCGGGTGCCGGACTCGCCCGCCGCGCCCCTGCTGCCGCCGCGCCGGGCCCGGCGGATGGACCGCTTCGTGCAGTTCGCGGTCGTGGCCGCGCACGAGGCGGTCGCCGACGCCGGGCTCGACCCGAGCCGGTGGGACGGCGCCCGGGTGGGGATCGTGCTGGGCTGCGCCGACGGCGGGCCGGCCACGGTGGAACAGCAGCACCGGGTGCTGCTGGCCGAGGGCCCCGGTCAGGTGTCGTCGCTGCTGCTGCCGATGCAACTGCCGAACATGGTCGCCGGCCAGCTTGCCATCGAGCTGGGCGCGACCGGGCCGAACCTCGTCGTGGCGACCGCCTGTGCCTCCGGTGCCACCGCGATCGGTCTGGCCCGGGACCTGCTCCTGCTGGACCGGTGCGACATCGTCCTCACCGGTGGCACCGAAGCCATGATCACTCCGCTGGTGATGGCCGGATTCGCGCAGATGGGGGCGTTGTCGCGGCGGCGCGAGGACCCGGCGGCCGCGGCCCGCCCGTTCGACGTGGCCCGGGACGGCTTCGTGGCCGGTGAGGGAGCCGGCGTGCTGGTCCTGGAGCGCCGGCCCGACGCCGTGGCGCGCCGGGTGCGGGTCCGGGCCCGGATCGCCGGGGCCGGCAGCAGCGCGGACGCCCACCACGTCACCGCCCCCGACCCGCAGGGCCGGGGCGCGGAGGCGGCCATCCGGGCGGCGCTCGTGCAGGCCGGCGTGACCGGGGCCGAGGTGGACCACGTCAACGCACACGGCACCGGAACCCCGCTCAACGACCTCGTCGAGTCCCAGGTGGTGCACCGGGTGATCGGCCGGCACACCCTGGTCACCTCGACCAAGGCCGTCACCGGTCACCTCTTCGGCGCGGCCGGTGCGGTCGAGACCGCCCTGGCGGTGCTCACCGTCGAGCAGGGCATGGTTCCCCCGACCGCCAACCTGGACGACCCCGACCCCCGGATCGAGGTGGAGGTGGCGCAGAAGCCCACCCCCCGGCGGGTCGACCTGGCCGTGAGTACCTCGCTGGGCTTCGGTGGGCAGAACGCCGCGGTGCTGGTGGGCCGGGCGTGACGTCGTCGGCACCCACCGGCGCGGCCCGACCCGTCAGCGGGTGGTCAGGGAGGGATCAGCACCAGGGCGCAGTCTTTTCCGTGCAGACACGTTTCCGCGAAGGAGGCCGATCAATGCAGGCCAAAGAGGCGTCGACCGGGACCGCCACGACGGCGCCACGCAGCGGACTGGTCGGCGTGGACCCGGCCAGGGCTTCCGCCAAGGAGGTGGGCAACCACTTCGCCGCCCTCGCCCGGCAGGTGCGTGCGGCCGGGCTGCTGGAGCTCTCCCCGGCGC
Above is a window of Micromonospora yangpuensis DNA encoding:
- a CDS encoding beta-ketoacyl-ACP synthase III, with product MTGRPRTDRAAVITGLGGWLPPRVVTNDDLAAHLDTSDEWIRSRTGIARRHVVDPGTGTATLAVEAGAAALKSAGGGDVDSVIVATTTPDRPCPATAPQVAARLGLGAVAAHDVSAVCTGFVYGLATAVGQIAAGIADRVLVIGAEAFSTIVNPRDRHTAVIFADGAGAVVVRAGAPDEPGAVGPCVLGSDGDLADLITVPAGGSAQRSTGRPAPPEDHYFQMRGRDVYRHAVERTTAAAQTALDRAGWRAADVDRLMPHQANARICAAVAERLGIGPDRQASNIERVGNTAAASIPLLMVDAAAEGSLAPGDRVLLAAFGGGATWGATTLTWPVLPAV
- a CDS encoding acyl carrier protein, which produces MYEQLKAIMVSKFQLDPAEVVPGVTLKDLELDSLDMVELSLVVEKELGVSVSDDELIEAADVAAVVALIEARRVRV
- a CDS encoding beta-ketoacyl-[acyl-carrier-protein] synthase family protein, producing MRSAEIVVTGLGLVTPAGIGVDATWDRVCAGTPTAAPDAALAGGPVDFSCRVPDSPAAPLLPPRRARRMDRFVQFAVVAAHEAVADAGLDPSRWDGARVGIVLGCADGGPATVEQQHRVLLAEGPGQVSSLLLPMQLPNMVAGQLAIELGATGPNLVVATACASGATAIGLARDLLLLDRCDIVLTGGTEAMITPLVMAGFAQMGALSRRREDPAAAARPFDVARDGFVAGEGAGVLVLERRPDAVARRVRVRARIAGAGSSADAHHVTAPDPQGRGAEAAIRAALVQAGVTGAEVDHVNAHGTGTPLNDLVESQVVHRVIGRHTLVTSTKAVTGHLFGAAGAVETALAVLTVEQGMVPPTANLDDPDPRIEVEVAQKPTPRRVDLAVSTSLGFGGQNAAVLVGRA
- a CDS encoding flavin reductase family protein, whose protein sequence is MAVPPADLRVVDPATDPAAAHRAAVRLIASGVAVLTLTVGGEMHGVTVSSLTAVSRDPLLVGICLNHRSAFLGLVKSRRLFAVSVLDATQADAARWFADPRRPRGRAQFDQIDWEGDRTSGAPLIGGAMAWMSCRLVTGVDAGDHELLLAEVLQGSAREGRPLLSFQGGLHRVLTTSPTPRGPAPAGRSAPPD
- a CDS encoding VlmB-like protein, producing MTGTVPREADWDQAPTLLDGAMNLNLTAQQCHLGYWFAAVAQGTLRGRAETGHAPQAVTPEHMRRPGPLRDALMMELGYRSVAEEKATRILAHYVAQAPDIPELEFYTTQLVDEARHSMVFRNHLVELGVPQDELTKTIAEMSHDYTREILEPVEEFAVRTVRDEGDFIGGVAIFTIVIEGVLAPAAELSERKWQVLDPAASEIARGASIDEIRHLSVGSSILKDHLARHPEYRPRLLEILRLGRQLWEQLPEEAYIMRREELFQEGLAQHADLVGDYEVWPGRRLLDTTGAERYATAEKWTDEMAVVRLRYMGVPEALPVLGLAG